Part of the Leguminivora glycinivorella isolate SPB_JAAS2020 chromosome 27, LegGlyc_1.1, whole genome shotgun sequence genome, aaatgtaaaaaaaaaccttaattagTTCCATTCCTAAATGTTGTGAGTTTGACTCTCCTTACGCTGCAGTAACCAAAATGTCTTTCCATCACTAGAGAGTCCTTATAGCCTGgcacctaaccacaaaattaaaaatttgaaaaaacccccgaccgcgacatagtagtccgattttcatgaaacatggctgagaacactcccgactaactcagcgttcaaataaaaaaaactaaatctaaatcggttcatacgttcgggagctacgatgccacagacagacacgtcaaacttataacaccccgtcttttttgcgtcgggggttaaagagTATAAAATAATAGGGACAGTTCTAAAATACcaactttttaacccccgacgcaaaaacgacggggtgttataagtttgacgtgtctgtctgtggcatcgtagctcccgaacgtatgaaccgatttagctttttttgtttgaaagctgagtttgtcgggagtgttcttagccatgtttcatgaaaatcggtctactatgtaggGGTTTTGTCAAAATTTATATTGTGGCTACCTGACACCATAGTCCTTGTTGTACTAGGACCCTTAGTCGATGGAAAGCCACACTTCTGTTTAGTAGGAGCTGATGATCATGCCCTTTTCCACCTGGTCCGCTTTGTCTTTACCGGTCAGTAGCTCGATGAGAGACAGCCCGAACCAGTATGCTGTGCCCGGTCCCTGAAAAGAATACATCTTTTAGTACCAATagcctataataataatattttcccctcactatctcggaaacacgtgttttgtcctttaataccagcgggtaaaaacgcattttatccactagtgggtaaagtaatttgaccttgaataaagtcaaattaactgctttaaaattgataaaagtaggtgaatctagtaataaagatgatttaccacctgtggaactactggaagcggtgataaacgcgttttttaaccgacttcaaaaaaggaggaggttctcaattcgactgaatgttttttttttttttgtatgtatgttactcgatatctccgagaatcctggatcgattttgaaaattttttttttgatcgaacgggtataaccccgagatggtcccattgacaccaagtcagggtctgatgatggtatcttggagaaatcgagggaactcttcaaatgttataggcacatgtaaggtttttagtgtatttttcaaaggttttCAAAGATATACCAGTATTTatgcctgacggtagtaattttatgtggctgagctgatgatggaaggtcaactcctcaatataatatcactaggaaccactaaaaatcaacaaatagattgcaataatctaaacatccaaattataaacaaatcaattatttttgaaggcggggccagcctgcgtatggttgggaggggcaaacaggtctggtaccgacttcaaaaataattgatttgtttataatttggatgtttagattattgcaatctgataagaaatctgaattcaaaggtttgttatttttggctttttagtttctccgtgttttgtaacgcgcttatttttgaaggcggttttattttttgttaaaaagttaatttatttttgcgttgtagtttcctcgctatagtgaggggaaaagttttgtgttacactcgggtgcaaatgtattttacttctcgtgtgttaaaaaactcgcaagttcaggattctattctcgaaccactcgcttcgctcgtggttcaactatagaatcctttcacttgctcgtttttcaattccacactcggcgttaaaatgcaactttgcccccttgtataacaaataactattagtaaGTGTCGACCGCTCTGACCTagtgggtagtgaccctgcttgctaagccgcggtcctggtttTGAATCCTCgtacgggcatttatttgtgtgatgagcacaaatatttgttcctgacatGTTAAGAgtgctatcgtacagtatggtcactccctgCTAACCGCTGAAACgctcacccgctctcggttacctcacggttaccgcctgtcttatctcactcatacaagcatggtacgcgttcacctacacgagcttctGTGTGCGTGTAGAGGGATAAGTATGAAAAGATTTGTAACTCCAtatatcagtaaatgcaagtcaaagaggatcgagtattatagagagttactgtcgaagtaaaatgtgtaatcatagtgcatagactgccatctcttgacacaggcttaaaacttttgaacctcagttttgacaatttcggccatattcttagcttaatatgtgttaaaatgtcaaatattaatattagctccatctagctgagcgtaccccaaaggtgtaatgccatctaggccaccgtacctttttctatatggtacggaggtacgtttttttcttagactatttgtttatacggagttatatatgtctttaatgaaagttatttgtagtgacatctagcgtcaatcacgcgtcaaatagcgtaaattatcagtgcCGCTACTTGTCGAAAGGACAGTatattgctcaacaatttttggctaatattacaatagtattaatcagtactctgttttcaattccttctgctcgtaatataagttgtaaactgttttaatattacatttttagcagacgcgacactgttgacacctagtgtcgagtagtggtactgataatttacgctatttgacgcttTATtgacactagatgtcactacaaataacttgcatttactgatgtacggAGTTACAACTATACTTACTTATCCCTCTATgttgcgtaggaacgcgcttccTTCGcacatttgatcgccattgtccgagtaCTAAGATAACTCATAGCCATtaggaaataaaactatggaaacggattaaatcgcgtataattaatttaaaatacatcccgacgtttcgaactctttacagcgtttgtGGTCTACGGGTGACTGggtgattttaatttttcctcagtcacccgttgaccacgaacgctgtaaagagttcgaaacgtcgggatatattttaaattcattatacgcgatttaatccgtttccatagttttatttcatgagtaactatcgcggtcaccgaagacaatatcatagccatttgtttgtgtgtctgtgtgtctcaCCCTGCTGGTAACAACGTTGCCATCGACAACCACCCTCTCTCCCTCCACGTAGGTGTAGTCTCCAGTGATCTTGTCTTTCGTGGTGGGGTAAGAAGTGACACGCTTGCCGTGACCGATGCCGTGCGCTACAAACGCGGTGGGAGctgaaaaataagaatatttaGAGTTTTAAGAACACAGGTGCaagataataggctacttgaccccttttagggttccgtagtcaactaggaacccttatagtttcgccatgtctgtctgtccgtccgtccctccgcggataatctcagtaaccgttagcactagaaagctgaaatttgataccaacatgtatatcaataccgccgacaaagtggtaaaataaaaagtggaaaaaaatgttttgttaaggtaccccccccccccctacattttttttcattccaacctcaacgtgtgatatattgttggataggtatttaaaaatgaataagggtttactaaaatcgttttttgataatattcacattttcggaaataatcgctcctaaaggaaaataaaaaactggccaagagcgtgtcgggccacgctcagtgtagggttccgtagtttcccgtatttccataataaaacatttttttccattttttatttttgcactttgttggcgtgattgatatacatattggtaccaaatttcagctttctagtgctaacggttactgagattatccgcggacggacggacggacggacagacagacatggcgaaactataagggttcctagttgactacggaaccctaaaaagtgtccccccccccctctaacttttgaaccatatgtttaaaaaatatgaaaaaaatcacaaaagtagaactttataaagactttcaaggaatagtacattacgatacaagtgcgtaaaaaaggaagttcgaaacgagtggcgataaattaaaacacgaccgaagggagtgttttaaatcgacacgagttacgaatttccttttcgcacgtgtatcgtacgacgtttttcagtacagatgagcctccgaagttttgacctggcatataatgaaccacttctcgcactagtgcgtaaaaaaacaccatctgtactgaaaaattgttttcaacttgataggtttagtacaTTGCACGTAGAACTGAcggccgttggggcggaaaggttctcaAATGGCGACCGCGTATCGGAAGACGCATGGGTAGGCCCCCCACAacgtggactgatgacctggtgaaggtcacaagagtccgctggatgcgggtggcgcaggacaggtcattgtggcaatctttgggggaggcctatgtagggttgcaaatagaaaaaaaacgaatgttttttttttcagaattgtgaaaaaaaaaccgagtaccaggttttttttctaaacatggttttttttcagatgaacaaataattcgacaataacggtttttcgtgagttgtaacgtgtttcaataacaataacgtataTTTCAATTCGATTAACAtacagtatacaaacgtttattggggaatccccgatgcggcgtgcagcgtggagaggcggtggtgttgccaacagaaaatagtgataactaaCAACTACAGaattcgtaaatgttacttttataagaccagaaattaaagttatttgattaaattcgtttaatagttaacattaagtctaaaaaaccgtataaaagtattaaccgctttgcaaattttgagatttcgtacattagaaaaaaaaacatactccagaaaaaaaaactgttttttttcatgttttttttttcaagccagaaaaaaacgtttttttgcaaccctaggcctATGtccagtggacgtctttcggctgatatgatgatgatattgcTTACCAGCACAGATAGCAGCGACGATTTTACCAGCTTTCTCATGATCCTTCAGCAGGGTACCGACAACAGACGACTTGGACAGACGGTCTGAACCTTCAAGACCACCGGGAAGGATTACCTGCAATTATAAGTATCAGTTTTagcataaattaaaaataaatattggggacaccttacacagatcaacttagccccaaactaagcaaagcttgtattatgggtgctaagcgacgatatacatacttaaatagataaatacatacttatatacatagaaaacatccatgactcaggaacaaatatctgtgctcatcacacaaatagatgccctttccgggattcgaacccaggaccgcggctcagcaggcagggtcactaccgactgagctagaCCGACAAAAAAGTATAAACATACCACATCATATTGAGGAGTATCAGCCAACGCATCAGCTAGGGCCTTATCGGGGACCAGAGTGACTTGGCGAGAGCACAGCACTGGAGCGCTTCCATCGAGACCCGCTAATGTGACCGTCACCTGAAATAAacttatagtttaaaaaacactacaAAAACATGCTTTGATAAATAGAACCTAATCGTGGTCAAAGTTTTTTCTAAGCAATCcataacctaaacacaaaattaaaattttgaaacaacccccgaccgcgacatagtggaccgattttcatgaaacatggctaagaacactcccgactaactcagctttcaacaaaaaaaaaactaaatctaaattggttcatccgttcgggagctacgatgccacagacagacacacacacagacagacagatcaaatttataacacctttttataaaatacattattattttattattattattctctttatttattttttctttaggcttaggctattttataatatgattataaaagtaaaatacaaaaccacttacaaaacaatacaaaatatataaacacattataaaaaacctaacctagggtgccgccagcagcggggcagggcccaagctgccggtggttagggctgcagagagaggaaccgtcggactatccgcgccgtgtccaagatcaccgccttctgcatctggcccttgatccagccacctagcgagagtctcttaagatgttggtcgagactcttcgctatgagaccgttcgctgaaacgactatcggaacaatgatcgttgaatcaacatcccacatggcggttatctcgtgagccaagtctaggtacttactggacttgtccttctcggctttcacgagattctcatcatgggggatggtgatgtcaacgagcactgcccggcgtttgcagtcgatctattatcacaatgtcaggcttattggctacaatagtcctgtcagtgataatagatcgatcccaatagagcgtggcacgaccattttcaagaactggcgcaggtaagtacttgtagtacggtacttcgcggtccacaaggccgtattgaagagcaagttgctggtgaataatcctggctacgagattatgtctgtgcaagtactcgccgttagcaagatgagaacaaccggaaatgatatgcctgagtgactctccgggacggcggcatgcccgacaaatgtcgaccgtaccgtccttcaggatatatttccggtagttgttcgtcatcataacttcgtccgcaattgcacaggcaaaaccctcggtttctccgaagaggtccccgaatcgtaaccagttcaccgatgcgagcaggtctacatcgggtcccgtgagggccttgtagaaccgcccgtgtagctgcttgctctcccataccgccttgcggtccgcagtacttagtaccacaggtttgcgccagttctctttcgccaaggagagcggcgtgaggtttccgtcaactgccaccacatcacgatgcatcccacactcgttgttaaggaagtaattcctgagattgtacacctcacggttgtggagatctttggcgtttaggaagcctcgacctccgcacttccgtgggatgtacaatctcataacagacgagcgcgggtgtaacatacgatgtgtggtaagcagtgaacggaccctccgatccagggcgtccagctcagtctgggtccaccgtagtatgccaaaggagtatgtgagtagaggcattacccaggcgttaaaggcgcgcactttgttgcctcctgacaaaagactgttaaggacttttgtgagccgactgaaaaagcgctccttcaccgaccgtctaatgccaacatcctcaatacccaacgactgtgacataccaaggtacttataggtttctgattcagagatagatctgaacgacatcgtctcagaaagttgtaaattttctgaatttacaacctccccccgctgtacatgcatgaccgcacacttatcgacaccaaactccattctgatggcggtactgaaaacttctgtggttttcaatagcaccatcaggtcttgggtgttcggtgcaaatagtttgagatcgtccatgtacagaaggtgagagatgacttcaccctctctccgaagccggcaacctagcccagaatccttcagcagcgtgctgaggggattcagagctaggcagaaccataatggactcaaactgtcaccctggaatattcctcgctcaatccttatgaagtcctgcgggccagggggccatccctgcctcctggttgacgaaggactgtggtccactgcctcatacatgcagccaggaaggatattaaagctgcatcaagtttatacagctccaatacccttctcagccatgaatgaggcaccgaatcataggccttcttatagtcaatccaagcggccgagatggctcccttgttccgccgaacttgttggcagatggtcatgtctatgaggaggagctctttagtaccacgggacccaaccctacatccattttgagcgggagccagaatgttgttagcgacaatatgcgcgttaatttttgctctcaaaatggatgtaaggagcttgtaaagtgtaggcaagcacgtaatgggtctgtagttttttgcttccgtggtactaccggacttatagagcaggaaagtaacaccagttgttagggaaggtgggagagaaccaagatcgagggcttgttgaaattgcgttgccaaacgcgagtgcgagcatcgaaaccattttagccagaagttgtgcaatccgtccggtccaggacttttccagttctgggccgtacgggtagcacaacttacgtcgtcggggctgatggtgatagcccccataggttcgatgttctcgcactcgcgttcgacaacggtcatccactcactctccgtgtgttcgacgggcaccgaccagatgctacgccagaaatcagacatggcagtagcatccggcagccgcacgtcagacacacgagggtcggtttcctcccaccttcggtatactttcctttggtcgctttgaaaaagacgattctgctggaatcggtccacacgctttctgtagcggcgaatacggcttgcccatgcatagactttctgcttcaggaagtcgatgcgctctgtgacattggccaaatagtcgcggggcctgatttACTcgagggcgattattacccctctgaagcagatcagctttgcaatgagagtcctaaacgagttgatacgacgctcgatccgtacttgccatgcagggacacctccggcggtcctagttgcacggtcagcgtccggaaacttgactcgagcaacacggcacgccgcgatggctccgcagtacatgatcgagtgtgtatcatctagatctttactagtccgtataaatggctctagtaaagcgtttaaggctcccattaacgctagattgcgtctattcataggcagacgtggtaatcgtggcctaggattgtttgtggagcgatactgcgtaatcgcctcttccaaagacctcctcagttgctcattagcaggctcactcacgctctgactcgcgaagtccccgccgtcgttaccggaatcaacccgcggcgcatccggtgccaggtcgggttcgggcaccgggtccggcgacatggcgggcaaattccgccccgaggcggggtccgcgcgagcagcgagagcctcctggcgaagccgatcaagtgtggcgtcatccaaccgccttgaccgctgaatgacgcgcacctgatccgatagtcgctgctccgatacggtggtggtggGTTCAAGCGTCTGAAACAGAAGCAGCATTCTCGGACGATACGCTGACAGCCTAGTTCCCCCCTCTGTAGCCCCATAGTACGCTCGCATGACGTTCTCGTTCATCAACTGAGACCATCTCATGcggcgcactacaccaccggcagcgggagccgtgggcggggcaggatgtcccgcaggccccaagcgtgccggcagcggtggccgccctcgtcgcgcaggtggtcgtggcggcggtggcggcggcccgctctcgtcgctcgactcgctggtgtcggccgcggcggtggcgaactcgtcgctcgacggcggttgcgaggagacggacgaggcgggcgagggTGGTGGGCGTGCGCTTTGTAGAACCGCTGATTGTCCGCGTGCTTTACTTCTCGTAATCATTCCGTGATATTTGTTTTGTCGTACATGTCGATCATTTTTATGGTGAATTATACCCAATATAAGTTTGGTCACATGTAGAACTGACTTGGGTTCTGGTTTCCAcaaaaagtaactcaaaaatcaacatgtaaatacaaaatatacaaaaattttTTAGAGAGATTAGCAAAACACGTTTGAAGTTGACAgcgtcattattattattatttattattaaatacagCTGTAACCTTATAATTACAATATTGCCCCGCAAAACTCTGGAAAGAGTTTGACTGCAGGAACAGCAGTCTCTCATATCTATAATACTTAATCTTAATAATTtactttataaacatttttacagTATGACACATATTATAACAGTTTAACAAAAATAGAACAAATTATATTAAGGTAATGTATTCAGGTAGTGCTTTTTTAACTGGTTTTTGAATTTATTAGGGTGCTTTTCACTTCGGATGGCTTCAGGTAAGCTATTGAGCAGATATGGGATGCGCTTTTTTAGCGATCTGTCTCCAAAGTAGTTATGTATTCTGGGCACGGATAGCTTACCTGTAGCCACCGCTTTAGTATAGTAGCTATGGCCTATGgctaacacaaaacttttcccctcactatagc contains:
- the LOC125240288 gene encoding protein dj-1beta-like, whose translation is MYLARKVLLQTAPVLTKILENKPATVVSGGFSIFKKRFSCKMSKTALVILAQGAEEMETVITVDMLRRGGVTVTLAGLDGSAPVLCSRQVTLVPDKALADALADTPQYDVVILPGGLEGSDRLSKSSVVGTLLKDHEKAGKIVAAICAAPTAFVAHGIGHGKRVTSYPTTKDKITGDYTYVEGERVVVDGNVVTSRGPGTAYWFGLSLIELLTGKDKADQVEKGMIISSY